A stretch of the Nicotiana tabacum cultivar K326 chromosome 6, ASM71507v2, whole genome shotgun sequence genome encodes the following:
- the LOC142182342 gene encoding uncharacterized protein LOC142182342, whose amino-acid sequence MGIAILGRSKIGFIEGTCKKEDYGTNLTDLWERCNATVLSWIINCSHNYCESRKSSIATYFSKLRELWAEFDCLAPASGCDCPKSSEYEVFMRRQKLLQFLMGLNETYEQAREQIMMMDPLPTMNKAYSMLMERESQRSMANAVVPAENDEMTTLLTTKRLNNQKPRKNYNLLCDYNKMKGHGREGCYKLIGYPDDFKFKKKFGSNTAHNAMTWEFMPQVAGGRGQDTFKVPPIPHFTAEQYNQIIKLINKENMPKASANMVGSISAYFVDGNDHEWIVDFGATNHTTSNLEILEHKLEVAEIHTKKVHLPNGEVSNVTYIGFCNIANAGRIDNVLYLPEFKYNLFSVSKITNELNCCAAFYPDFYLFQDICSRKVKVIGKIDNCSVCLLAKQCSLSFSISSIRAEDIFYLLHVDVWGLYDVQTFDGNKLVLTIFYDHSRMTWVCLLKLKSDVSVLVKLVQTQFNRQVKVIRIDNKDVIFKEFFFPFKFKKQEKQPMLLDMNIQKHGATISPPANSPIHLPILNTEEQNALNDVLGIVDDG is encoded by the exons ATGGGCATTGCGATATTAGGTCGCAGCAAAATAGGATTCATTGAAGGTACCTGTAAGAAGGAAGATTATGGTACAAATTTGACAGATTTGTGGGAGAGGTGCAATGCAACAGTTCTCTCATGGATAATAAACTGT AGCCATAACTACTGCGAGTCAAGGAAAAGTTCAATTGCAACTTATTTCTCAAAGCTGCGTGAATTGTGGGCTGAGTTTGATTGTTTGGCACCAGCTTCTGGCTGTGATTGCCCAAAGTCAAGTGAGTATGAAGTTTTCATGCGTAGGCAGAAGTTATTGCAGTTTCTTATGGGGCTCAATGAGACATATGAACAAGCACGTGAGCAGATCATGATGATGGATCCACTTCCAACTATGAATAAGGCCTACTCTATGTTGATGGAAAGAGAGAGCCAAAGAAGCATGGCAAATGCAGTAGTTCCTGCTGAAAATGATGAGATGACAACTCTATTAACAACAAAAAGACTCAACAACCAAAAGCCTAGAAAAAATTACAATTTGTTATGTGATTACAACAAAATGAAAGGGCACGGTAGAGAAGGATGCTACAAATTGATTGGATATCCTGATGatttcaagttcaagaagaaaTTTGGAAGCAACACAGCTCATAATGCAATGACATGGGAGTTCATGCCACAAGTTGCAGGAGGAAGAGGTCAAGATACTTTCAAAGTTCCTCCAATTCCACATTTCACAGCAGAACAATACAATCAGATCATTAAGTTGATCAACAAGGAGAATATGCCAAAAGCATCAGCTAATATGGTAGGTAGTATTAGCGCTTACTTTGTTGATGGTAATGATCATGAATGGATTGTAGATTTTGGAGCTACAAATCACACGACCTCTAATTTGGAAATTTTAGAACACAAATTAGAAGTAGCTGAAATTCATACAAAGAAGGTACACTTGCCTAATGGAGAAGTATCAAATGTGACCTACATAGGATTTTGTAATATAGCAAATGCAGGGAGAATTGACAATGTATTATACTTAcctgagttcaagtataatttGTTTTCGGTGTCTAAGATCACAAATGAGTTAAACTGTTGTGCAGCCTTTTATCCTGATTTTTATCTATTTCAGGACATTTGTAGTAGGAAGGTGAAGGTGATTG GAAAAATAGACAATTGTAGTGTGTGTCTGTTAGCTAAGCAGTGTAGTTTGTCATTTAGCATAAGCAGTATCAGAGCTGAAGATATATTTTACTTGTTGCATGTTGATGTATGGGGACTATATGATGTGCAAACCTTTGATGGTAATAAACTAGTTTTGACAATTTTTTATGATCATTCAAGAATGACTTGGGTTTgtttgttgaaattgaaaagtgaTGTGTCGGTTTTGGTAAAGCTAGTGCAGACACAGTTTAATAGACAAGTTAAAGTGATCAGGATTGACAATAA AGATGTTATCTTTAAAgagtttttctttcctttcaaatTCAAGAAACAAGAGAAACAACCTATGTTACTAGACATGAACATTCAAAAACATGGTGCAACAATCTCTCCACCAGCCAATTCACccattcatttaccaattcttaacACTGAGGAACAAAATGCCCTTAATGATGTTCTAGGAATAGTTGACGATGGATAA
- the LOC107815214 gene encoding polygalacturonase 1 beta-like protein 2: MDRSVKLKISFLFFFFFFFLSSSSSTVSLAQTNEQRKDSLLPKENPFTVKASLVRYWNKQISNKLPIPSFLFSKASPLSAVDAAFFTSLATQKSLSGHISSFCSSAKLFCFFDSKPYLAPSPGKDANFAVYNNKKFADYGSSRLGGGDNFKNYSDGVNFASGDFTKYSRSSTGHREDFNSYAADGNVASGNFTSYAAGATGGGGTFQNYMPRVNVPDLRFASYDSDGNNHKLSFTSYVGDTNSGKEAFISYAKNGNGVPAEFTTYGDTSNVIGSSFNGYGESGNAANDSFKAYSTNSNNPNNNFKNYGAGGNTGVDTFTSYRNSANAGTDTFTSYAKGSSSGKANFVNYGKSFNEGKDTFKEYGKGAKDPSVGFKIYGFNNSFKEYSPKGVNFAGYTKKSAPTVGSLKASGKSVNKWVEEGKFFRESMLKEGTVMKMPDIRDKMPGRSFLPRTISSKLPFSTKELSDLKTIFHAQENSTMERVILNALAECERAPSQGETKRCVGSVEDMIDFAVSVLGHNVVVRTTDNVVGSKEKVMIGKVKGINGGRVTQSVSCHQSLYPYLLYYCHSVPKVRVYEADILNVETKAKINHGVAICHIDTSAWSPGHGAFVALGSGPGRIEVCHWIFENDMTWATAD, translated from the exons ATGGACAGAAGTGTCAAGCTCAagatttcttttctcttcttcttcttcttcttcttcttgtcttcttcttcctccact gtGTCATTGGCTCAAACAAATGAACAAAGAAAAGATTCATTATTACCCAAAGAAAATCCATTTACAGTAAAAGCTTCACTTGTTcgatattggaacaaacaaatcTCCAACAAACTCCCTAtaccctcttttcttttctccaaaGCCTCACCGCTATCCGCCGTCGACGCCGCCTTTTTCACCAGTCTCGCCACCCAAAAATCTCTCTCCGGTCACATTTCCTCTTTTTGCTCCTCCGCCAAGTTATTCTGTTTTTTTGACTCAAAACCATACCTTGCCCCAAGCCCTGGTAAAGATGCAAATTTTGCTGTCTACAATAACAAAAAATTCGCCGACTATGGATCCTCTAGGTTAGGTGGAGGAGACAATTTCAAGAACTATTCAGATGGCGTAAACTTCGCCAGCGGCGATTTCACTAAATACAGCCGGAGCTCCACCGGCCACCGCGAGGACTTCAATAGTTACGCGGCGGACGGCAATGTAGCATCCGGCAATTTCACCTCCTACGCTGCCGGAGCTACTGGCGGCGGAGGAACTTTCCAGAACTACATGCCACGTGTCAATGTCCCAGATCTTCGGTTCGCTTCTTACGATTCAGATGGCAACAACCATAAACTTTCATTTACGAGCTATGTAGGTGATACTAATTCTGGAAAGGAAGCATTTATTAGCTACGCCAAAAATGGAAATGGTGTGCCTGCTGAGTTTACTACCTATGGTGACACGTCCAATGTTATTGGATCGTCGTTTAATGGATATGGGGAATCGGGTAATGCCGCAAATGATTCGTTCAAAGCTTACTCTACAAATTCCAACAACCCTAACAATAATTTCAAGAACTATGGGGCTGGTGGAAACACTGGAGTTGACACTTTCACAAGTTATAGGAATTCGGCCAATGCAGGTACTGACACGTTTACGTCTTACGCAAAGGGTTCTAGTTCTGGGAAGGCAAATTTTGTAAATTATGGAAAATCATTTAATGAAGGAAAAGACACTTTCAAAGAATATGGTAAAGGAGCTAAAGATCCTTCTGTTGGGTTCAAAATTTATGGTTTCAACAATTCGTTCAAAGAGTATTCTCCAAAGGGTGTCAATTTTGCGGGATACACCAAGAAAAGCGCTCCCACGGTTGGTTCTTTGAAGGCCAGTGGCAAATCGGTAAATAAATGGGTAGAAGAGGGCAAATTCTTTCGAGAATCCATGTTGAAAGAAGGGACAGTTATGAAAATGCCCGACATTCGTGACAAAATGCCCGGAAGGTCATTTTTGCCCCGAACAATTTCATCTAAATTACCGTTCTCTACCAAGGAATTATCCGACCTTAAGACAATTTTCCACGCGCAGGAGAACTCCACCATGGAGCGCGTGATTCTCAACGCGCTTGCAGAGTGCGAGCGTGCTCCGAGCCAAGGCGAGACCAAGCGATGCGTTGGCTCCGTCGAGGACATGATCGACTTTGCCGTATCAGTTTTAGGCCACAATGTGGTGGTGCGGACTACCGATAATGTCGTCGGGTCAAAAGAGAAAGTCATGATCGGAAAAGTCAAGGGAATCAACGGTGGAAGAGTGACACAATCAGTGTCATGCCATCAGAGCCTGTACCCTTACCTACTGTATTACTGCCACTCTGTTCCAAAAGTTAGGGTCTACGAAGCAGACATTCTTAACGTGGAGACAAAGGCTAAGATAAATCATGGAGTTGCCATTTGTCATATAGACACGTCAGCATGGAGTCCAGGTCACGGAGCTTTCGTGGCATTAGGGTCAGGGCCTGGTCGTATTGAAGTCTGCCATTGGATATTTGAGAATGATATGACTTGGGCCACGGCGGATTAA